Genomic DNA from Candidatus Nitronereus thalassa:
TCCTTTGGGCATGCCATTGATCATCGAAGGCAATCGCCTTTCTGCTGAACGCACGTGGATGGTAGCGATCGGAAATACGAAGAAGCGATTCAATCCCAGCCCAAACTCGCAGAGGCTCATTACCATCTGGGACTGACGCTCTATCGGAAAGGGTCGCTGTTAGCAGCACAACCTCACTTTATTGAAGTGGCCAATTTAGCGCCAGGCCACCCTGCGATTTGGAATGCTCCACCATTTCGTCAATATGGAACGGTGGAACCAGAGACTCAAGAACCAGCTCAGGATGGGCACACGGGGCATCAACATTAAACCCTAGTAAAAAATCTGCAGGATGAAAAAGTCAATAACCTGGAAAGAACACAACGGAGTCTTAAAATGAGCAATCAAAATAATGTGGTGACACGGCGTACGTTATTGCAAGGCATCGGAGCTTTGGGACTGACCACGGCCATGGCTCGCCTCATTCCTTCATATGTCTGGGCAAGCGGGACACGGGCAACCCTTCCCTCACAGTTGGATGGAAACGTTATGCATCTCACCATCGCCGAGACACCCTTTCAAATTGGAGAACGAACTGGAATTGCGAAAACCATTAACGGCACATTACCCGGCCCTTTGCTCCGCCTGCAGGAAGGCCAACCAATCCGCCTCAACGTTACTAACCGTTTGAGAGAAGATACCTCCATTCATTGGCATGGATTGATTCTTCCACCGGATATGGACGGCGTGCCGGGTGTCAGTTTTGCCGGCATCAAACCAGCTTCTACCTTTTCCTACAACTATCCTGTTCAGCAGAACGGGACGTATTGGTATCACAGTCACTCTGGGGGTCAGGAGCAGTCGGGCGTGTACGGGCCGATCATTATCGATCCGATTGAACCGGAACCATTTCACTATGATCGCGATTATGTCGTGGTGCTCTCGGATTGGACGTTCGAGTCGCCGGAAGCGGTGTTCTCCAAACTCAAGAAACTAAGCAATTACTATAACTTCCAGAAACGAACGGCTTACGAGTTCCTTTCCGACGTTGGACGCCTGGGGTTATGGCCTGCACTTCAAAATTACCTGATGTGGGATGGGATGCGGATGGACCCGACGGACTTCGCGGACGTCACCGGATATGCCTACACCTACTTGATGAACGGTCTGTCACCCTCCGGTAATTGGACAGGCCTCTTTCGACCTGGCGAGCGGGTGCGTCTGCGTTTCATTGCTGCTGGAGCCATGACCTTCTTTGATGTGCGCATTCCCGGTGTCAAGATGACGGTCGTTCAAGCGGACGGACAAAACGTCCAGCCTGTGGTGGTGGACGAATTCCGCATCGGACCGGCAGAAACCTATGATGTCATCGTCGAACCCACAGAGGCTCGGGCCTATACCCTATTTGCCGAAACCTTGGATCGAAGCGGCTACGCACGCGGCACGCTGGCTCCACGCGCGGGAATGACCGGCCCGCTTCCCGAACGTCGTCCGAGGCCGCTCCGCACCATGGCCGACATGGGCATGGTCATGGAAGGAATGAACATGGGAAGTATGGACATGTCCAGCATGAGCAAACCCACTCATGATGGGGGGAGCCACTCAACCCATCAGGAAATGGGGATGCACGGGAACCAGGCTATCCAACATATGCCAGACATGCCCCATAAGTCAGCGAGAGGGTCGGACGATCCACAGCACGGGACGATACCCGGCAGTACGCCCGTCAGGCATGGGCCCGATCATCACGGAACCGGCAACCAATCCGTCGCAGAGTATTCGTGGAATCAAAGTGGGAACCCCGGCAGAGGGTTGGATAACAGCGAGTGGCGCGTGTTGGTCTATACCGATTTAAAAAGCCTGGAACCCTACCCCGACCAACGGGAACCGCAACGGGAGATCGAACTCCACCTCACGGGCCACATGGAGCGATATATGTGGTCGTTCGACGGCAAGAAATACTCGGACGCAAAGGAGCCGATCCACTTCCGTTACGGCGAGCGGCTACGCCTGACCTTCATCAACGACACGATGATGGAGCACCCCCTGCACCTTCACGGAATGTGGATGCACCTGGAAAACGGCACGGGAGCTTACCTGCCACGTAAGCACACGGTCGTGGTCAAACCAGCCGAACGGGTATCCGTCGCGATCACGGCTGACGCCCCTGGACGGTGGGCCTTTCACTGCCACTTGCTTCTCCATATGGAAGCGGGGATGTTCCGAATCGTGGAAGTAACCAGCCAAGAAGCAGAGGTGCAATCATGAACACGTCTCTTCGCCCCATTCTATGGCTGGCTGTGCTAGGTCTTTGGACAGTGCTACCTGACGCCTCAATCGTTTTCGCTCAGACCATCCCCGGGGGTTCAACTCAAGAGGAGCACACTGTACCACACGTATCACCCAAGCCTGTTTGGCCCAGTCCGGTTGCGGATCAGGAAAACCACCTGTTTTTTCTCGCCGACGTTCTCGAGTACCGTCCAAACATAGGGGGAACGGGAAGTGATAGCGATTACCGATGGGACATCGAAGGTTGGTATGGCGGGGACTACCACCGCATCTGGTTCAAAAGCGAAGGACAGCAAAACAGTGCCTTTAAAGCAGACTACGATGTCGATTCACAACTGCTCTATGGCCGTTTCATTCAGAAGTATTACGACTTTCAGGTGGGCCTTCGCCTGGAAACGCAATCATTCGAGGGAAGCAACGTCACGCGCGGGCTGGCGGTGATCGGGCTGCAGGGCCTTGTGCCTTATAACTACGAAATCGAGTCGGCCCTCTTCATTAGTCAGAGCGGCGACGTGTCCGCCCGCTTAACGGGGACCAAAGATTTGTTGTTGAGTCAACAACTGATCCTCCAGCTTCGTCTTGAAACGAATCTTGCGATCCAACGCGTCGAACGGTTCACGACAGGATCCGGACTCAACAACCTCGAAGGGGGAGTGCGCCTGCGCTATGAAATCCGACGCGAGTTCGCGCCCTACGTGGGAGTATCCCTGGAGAGAAGTTTTGGAGAGACCGCCGCTCTCGTGCGGCAAGAGGACGGAGACCCGAGTCAGGTTCGATTTGTGACAGGCGTGCGGATATGGTTTTGAATGAGAATTCTATCGCTTATGGAGAGCGCACCGTGACAACATTAGCCGAAGATATCCAAGCACAGATCGACCGATTCAACGCCGGCATACAGGAACGCAATCCCGCGGAGTACGAATTTCACCAGGCTGTTCAGGAATTTACCGAAATGGTCATGCCCTATGTACTGGAACATCCAAAATATAGAGATGGCCATATTCTGGAACGCATGACCGAGCCTGACCGTATCGTCATTTTCCGAGTCTGTTGGGAAAACGATGAAGGCAGCATCTGTTGCAACCGCGCCTGGCGGGTGCAATTCAATAATGCGATTGGTCCTTACAAAGGTGGCATGCGTTTTCATCCCAGTGTGACGCAAAGTGTGTTGAAATTTTTGGGTTTTGAGCAAGTGTATAAAAACGCGTTGACCGGCTTGCCGATGGGGGGCGCTAAGGGAGGCAGTAACTTTAATCCGAAGGGCAAAAGCGACCGCGAAGTGATGCGGTTTTGCCAATCGCTCATGACGGAACTTTCCCGTCATATCGGTGAGGATACTGACGTGCCCGCCGGCGACATTGGTGTCGGGGCAAGAGAGATTAGCTACCTATTTGGTCAGTACAAACGTCTGCAAAACCGCTTTACTGGCGTGTTGACGGGAAAGGGAGTAGCCTTTGGCGGCAGCCTGATCCGTACTGAAGCCACGGGCTATGGAGTGGTGTATTTCACGAAACATATGTTGGCTCGACACCATAAAACCCTGGCTAACAAGACCGCCATTATTTCCGGTTCGGGTAATGTGGCGTTGTATTGTGCTGAAAAGTTGGTCCAGGAGGGTGCCAAGGTATTGACCCTCTCTGACTCAAGCGGATTCATTCATGATCCGGACGGCATCGACCAAAACAAACTGGCTTGGGTTATGACCCTGAAGACGGAACGCCGAGGCCGGATCAGTGAATACACCGAACAATATCCGACATCGACATTTTATCCGGGCCAACGTCCTTGGTCGGTCTCGGCGGACTTGGCATTCCCCTGTGCGACACAAAATGAGCTGGCGGAAGGGGACGCAAAGCTTCTGGTGACAAACGGCATTCAACTCGTTGCCGAAGGGGCCAACATGCCCTGCACAATGGAAGCCGTCCGTTATATGTGCGAAGCGGACCTCCTATTGGCACCGGCCAAAGCGGCTAATGCTGGAGGGGTAGCGGTATCCGGTCTGGAACAAAGTCAAAATGCACAACGTCTCCCATGGACGCGTGAAGACGTTGATCATCGTTTACAGGACATCATGGCCCATATCCATCAACAGTGCGTGGTGTACGGTGAGGAAAAGGACGGGCATATAGACTATGTGAGGGGCGCGAACATTGCCGGTTTTGTCAAGGTCGCCGATGCCATGCTGGCGTACGGCATCGCATAAGCGTATGGCATTGCAATAATGAATGTTGCCGTGCCGACAAAAAGAATTTCAGAATTTGCTCATTGAAGAATTGAAAAGCATATAGGATTTTTTGGGGGGAAGCCCCGCCAAAAGGTCGGGGCTTCCACGTTCGTTTCGGTGATAGTTATAGTATTTTAACTTTCAAATGAGACGAATGAAGACTACTTTTTTTCAAAAGCGAGAGGTCCCGTGTTGCCTTTCTTTTGTAGCTGCACGATCTCATCGTGCCCTCTTCGAGCATTTTCATGGGTCGGGGATGCAAACGAAGAGGCGGCATGAGATGCCGCAGCTACAAATTTCATGTCCTGTCAAAGACCAGGATTCGTACGCATATTTAAATGGAGTGTATGAACGAAAAGTTAAATTACTAAACCTGCCAGGAAAGCCCCGTGCTTTGCATGGGGATGAATGGCAGCCCGGAGCGAACGAAAGCAATAGTTTGTTTTAGGTTTTTAAGAAGCCCCGCCCTTTGGGCGGGGAGTTTCACTTGCTATAGTGTGTCGTGGCATGTTCAGTTTGCCGCTCCCATTGGGAGCGGAGCCTTTTCGTTTTTATGGGGTGTCTCCTGAGCTTTGTTTTGATTTTTGCCGTACTAGCTGGTTAAGTCCGATTCGGTGAAATTTCGTCATTCGAGGAAAGTAACACTGGGGTTTAGTGACTCCTTTTGACCTGCGATTTTGCACGCAATGTTTAACAGTGTGCACTTTTCTGAGAGGCATTAAAATAACAATTATCGAAGACTTATCATGCGATTTCTTTCCGAGCTCGACCCTAAAGAAAGGTTGATACACATGCAGGTAAATCCCCTCAACAAACCTTCGAAGAACATAGCCCCAGCCGTAGCAGCAGTGCTCACGGAAAATCGGCAAGATTTCTTCCGGTTTCTCACCCATCGCCTGGGAAACCTGGATACGGCGGAAGAGGTCATTCAGGAATTCAATCTTCGCGCCATCAGCAGGGCCTCGGACCTGAGAGACCCGGACCGCGCCATCCCCTGGCTCTACCGAGTCCTGAACAGCACGCTGGCCGACTTTTTTCGCAGGGAAATCACCCGGCGTCAGGGTGAGGCCGAATATGCTCATCTGCAACCCGAATCTCAAAAGGCCTTTGATGTAGATACCGAAGCCGTATGCGCCTGCTTCCATGCGCTCCTCCCCGCGCTCAAACCCGAGTATTCCGAAATTCTGCAGAGAATTGATCTGGGCGGGGAATCACGTGAACACGTCGCCAAAGATCTGGGAATCACGGGCAATCTCGCCAGGGTGCGTCTGCATCGAGCCCGACAGGCTCTCAAGCGGGACCTCCTCCAAGCATGCGGGACCTGCTGCCAAAACCACGGATTTATGGACTGTGAATGTACCCATTCTAGTAATCTCGTGAATGTATCTCCGCCTCGCTCCCTTTAGCTGTAATGCGGAAGGCCAAATTCCGTCTTTAATCTAAAACAAGAAATAAAACGTGATGAGGCCCACCATACAAGGAGCAACGCCATGACATACAACATTTCATTCTTCATCCCCACCTTGATCACCACGACAGTGTTGATGAATACCTCTGCGGTTTTGGCTCACGAATGGAAGGCCTACTCGGCCAAGGGATTTTTCAAATTGACCAACTGTCCCAAGGAATAGAAAAAGAAAGTCGTGCAGCCAAAGCAAATAAACTTTTGGCTGAATCTGGGAAACCTCAAGACCCGGCCAAACAATGAGAGGAGGAAAACAGATCATGGATCCACTACTTTGTAAAAAATCCAAATGTAAAAACTCGATCGTGTCCATGGCCTGGATATTGGCTGCCACCTTCAGCCTGTTACTCACTTCGCCGGTGCCGGCATCAGCGCAAGAATTATTTGTGCTGTCAACGGAATCAGGATTGGAGTTGTACCAGGCTGGAAATCTGATTGAGCCGGATTTGCCCATCAACACATATCACTCAGCAGTTCCGCCCAAGATAAAGGCGGGAACGTTCAGCCTTCAACCAATCTTGGTACATTCCGGCCTTCAGACAACCCTCAACGGTCGAATACTCACAATGGCAGGCCGGATCGACTGGTATCCATCTTCAGGCGAAAATCCTTTAAGCCATGATCTTGTGGCTTCCTTGACCCTAGAAACGGCAGGTGGGCGCAAAAATGACCCGTAAGATATTGGGGTGCATCGTGAAAGAGAAAAAATCCGTGGTCACCTCGGTGGTGATAAGACAGTTTTTTATTGTGCCTGGTGCCCCAAGAGCTTGCGCGGACTTTTGTGATCCAATGAATAGTTCCCTGACCGTATGAACGTTTTGCACAGGAATATTATGAAGGAGATTCACGCCATGGTTGCTTCGCGGGTCAACACCAATCCCCTAGTCATGCTAAAGGAGTTCGGGCAATCTGTTTGGTTGGATTACATCCGGCGTAGCCTTATTACTAGCGGCGAGTTGGAACGTCTCGTGAAGGATGATGAGCTACGAGGTGTCACGTCGAATCCCGCGATTTTTGAGAAGGCCATCACCGGAAGCTCCGACTACTCAGAGGCACTAAAGAACATGGACATGCGGAAGGGGTTGGATGCCAAGGCCCGTTACGAACGGTTGGCGATCAAGGATATTCAAGATGCCGCCGATGTGATGCGAGCTGTGTATGAGCGCACGAAGCGGCGAGATGGTTATGTGAGTTTAGAGGTTTCTCCACACCTTGCCCGTGACACCGACGGCACGGTTGAAGAAGCGCATCGCCTTTGGAAGGCGGTCGGGCGTAGCAATGTGATGATGAAGGTCCCCGCGACGTCAGAAGGTATTCCCGCCATTCAACAGCTCATCAGTGAAGGGATCAACGTCAACGTCACACTGCTTTTCTCCCAAGGTGCGTATGAGCGTGTTGCTGATGCCTACGTTTCGGGATTACAAAAATTAGCAGCCCGGGACGGTGATGTGAACAAAGTTGCCAGCGTGGCGAGTTTCTTCATCAGCCGAATCGATACCGCCATTGATGCGCTCATCTCAACCCGCCTCCAAGCCTCGACAGACCAAGGCGAGCAGGCCTTACTTCGAAGTCTCATGGGGAAAGTCGCCATCGCCAACGCCAAATTGGCCTATCAACGTTACCAGGAGATCTATTCCAATCCGAGCTGGGAGGCCTTGGCAAAAAAGGGAGCCATGACCCAGCGGGTTCTTTGGGCAAGCACAAGCACGAAGAATCCGAATTATCGTGACGTCCTCTACGTGGAGGAGCTGATCGGTCCTGATACGGTAAACACCATTCCCCCCGCGACATTCGATGCCTTCCGCGACCATGGACGTCCGCGTGCAAGTCTGCTCGAGAATGTGGAAGATGCGCACGACACCATGGACACGCTCGAACGAGTTGGCATTTTCATGAAAGAGGCAACGGATACGCTCTTGGAAGAAGCGTTACGCCTCTTCAATGAACCCTTTGACAAGCTCCTGGCCGCGGTCGACCGTCAGGCCAGGAGCTCGCGTCTCTCAAGGTGAACCGTGAAAGCGATGTGGTGCCAACAGAGAGAGAATAGTTCGATTCGCACTCTGCGGGTCCTTGGCATCAAATGTGAGCTGACAGTTTTTTAAAAAGGAGTCTTAGTCATGCAAATTGGAATGGTTGGGCTTGGACGAATGGGAGCCAACATGGTACGACGGCTCATGCGGAATGGCCATCAGTGTGTCGTGTTCGATCATAATCCGGAAAATGTGAAGCAGCTTACTCAAGAAGGCGCCACTGGGACCGGTTCGCTGGAACATTTTGTGAAGCACCTGACTAGGCCGCGTGCCGCGTGGGTCATGGTGCCGGCTGGAACACCCACCGAACACACCGTGATGGCTATCGCTCGGTTAATGGAATCGGGAGATGTCGTGATTGATGGAGGAAACTCGTATTTCAAGGACGATGTGCGGCGAGCAGAAGCCCTCAAAGAGCTGGGGATTCAATACATGGATGTCGGGACCAGTGGTGGAGTCTGGGGACTGGAGCGAGGCTATTGCATGATGATTGGAGGTTCCGAGCTGTCCGTCAAACGCCTTGATCCGATCTTTAAAACCCTCGCACCGGGTCGTGGTGAAATTCCGAGGACACCCGGTCGAGAAAAAATGGGTGGCACGGCGGAGGAAGGCTACATGTATTGTGGTCCCGCCGGGGCAGGCCATTTCGTCAAGATGGTACACAATGGCATTGAGTATGGTCTCATGCAAGCCTATGCGGAAGGCTTTGACATCTTTCGTCATGCAAACACCAAAGAACTCCCGGAAGAATTTCGGTATGACTTGAACCTCCGTGACATTGCTGAAGTGTGGCGTCGTGGCAGTGTCGTGGGATCCTGGCTGCTCGATTTAACGGCTATGGCGCTTCTGGAAAATCCTACGCTCTCTACCTACACGGGGTCTGTCCAGGATTCGGGCGAAGGGCGTTGGACCGTCATCGCAGCCGTGGAAGAAGCTGTTTCCGCTGATGTCCTCACGACTTCACTGTATACCCGCTTCCGCTCACGTCAGGAACATACCTTTGCCGAAAAGGTACTCTCTGCCATGCGGCACAAGTTCGGGGGACATGTTGAACGACCCACTGGGGGTTAATCCTGAACGAAAAGTGATCAGGCCAGAATAAGGGGTTTTTTATTGTTTGAATCGAAAAGTGTGACACAATGACCACAGCAGGGACAGAGATACAGGCAAGTGAGGCGGGACCAGTTGGTCCGGCGTGCGTAATGGTTATCTTCGGCGCTTCTGGAGATCTGGCAAAGCGTAAACTGATTCCGGCTATTTACAACCTTGCCAAAAGGAATTTGCTGCCTCGAGAGTTCGCCATTGTCGGAGTGGCCCGCGAGGAGATGAGCACTGATGGCTTTCGTCACAAATTCAGGAGCGAGATTCAAGAATTCGCCACTGCCTCGATTGAGTCGGACATTTGGGAGTGGATCGAGCAGCGGCTTTACTATTTGTCCGGAGACTTCGACAATCCACAGATCTATAATTTACTCGGGGACTCTCTCGCCCATGCGGATAAACAACATGGGACACAAGGCAATTATTTGTTCTATCTCGCCACGGCGCCAAGCTTTTTTTCACGGATCATTCAACAGCTTGGCGTTGCCGGGTTAACTCATGAAAAGGATGGCTGTTGGCGACGGGTGATTGTGGAAAAACCGTTCGGACGGGATCTTGAGTCTGCCCGCTCTCTTAATGAGGAGATCTTACAAGTCCTGCATGAGCGTCAGATTTACCGCATAGACCACTATCTTGGCAAAGAGACCGTTCAGAACATTCTGGCCTTTCGATTCGGGAATGGCATTTTTGAACCCATCTGGAACCGACGGTACATCGACCACGTACAAATTACCGCGTCTGAAACCGTTGGCGTAGAGCAACGCGGGGGGTACTATGAAGGGTCCGGGGCTTTGCGAGATATGGTCCCCAACCACCTCTTCCAGTTGGTGACCCTCATTGCCATGGAACCGCCCCTTTCGTTTGATGCCGATCCAGTCAGAAATGAACAAGCCAAAATCTTGCATGCCATTCCGCAACTTACTCCTGAAGAGGTTCTCCATCGTTGCGTGCGAGGCCAGTATGAAGAAGGCAAGATGGACGGCGTGCAGGTGCCGGGATACCGCACGGAACCCGGAATTGCCAGTGATTCCAATACTGAATCCTTTGTCGCATTCAAGCTGAATATCGACAACTGGCGTTGGGCTGACGTGCCGTTTTATATTCGCACCGGCAAACGTCTGGCCAAACGCATCACGGAAATCGCCATCCAGTTCCGTCGCGCCCCCTTTATGCCGTTCAGAAAAACGGCCGTGGAGAAGCTCACGCCGAATCTGCTGGTTCTCCGCATTCACCCCGACGAGGGAATCTCATTGCGGTTTGGGGCAAAGGTGCCAGGTCCTGTTGTACGTTTGGGCGCTGTGGACATGGCCTTCGAGTATGCGGACTATTTCGGGTGTACTGTCAGCACAGGGTATGAGCGGCTCTTGTATGACTGTATGTGCGGTGATGCAGCTCTTTTTCAGCGAGCCGACATGGTCGAAGCAGGCTGGAGGGTCGTGACATCAGTGTTGGACGTCTGGAAGGCCTTGCCACCTCGCTCTTTCCCCAATTATCCAGCGGGCACATGGGGCCCCCCGGAATCTGATCAATTATTGGAGCGCGATGGCCGGCATTGGAGGTTGAACGACGAATGATTCTTGCAGGGGACATAGGAGGGACCAACACGAGGCTTGCCATCTTTGAGCCCAGAGAGGATCGGCTCAAACCGGTTGCGGCGGAAATCTTTCCGAGCCGCCAATACAACAGCCTGGATGACATTGTTGAAAAATTTCTACTTCTTCACGGATGGCCTATTACGCGGGCCTGCTTTGGCATCGCGGGACCTATCAAGCAGGGACGCTCCACCACTTCAAACCTTGCCTAGGTCGTCGATGCTGGTCGATTAGGTCGAGCGCTTCATTTGAAAACAGTGGATTTGATCAATGACCTGGAAGCCAATGCTTTTGGGATTGCTGCTCTTACGGCAGCGGATTTCCTGGTTCTTAAAGAAGGGGTTCCGGATTCTGCTGGCAACGCCGCCATTATTTCAGCCGGGACTGGTCTGGGCGAAGGCGGGCTGTACTGGGATGGCCACCAACATTGTCCGTTTGCTTCCGAAGGGGGGCATGCGGACTTCGCGCCGCGAAACGAGCTGGAGATTGAGTTGTTACGTTATTTACTGACCCTCTATCCACGCGTTAGCTATGAACGGGTGCTGTCCGGCCCGGGCCTCTATAACATGTATCAGTTTTTTCGCTTTTTGCGCCACGGGCAGGAACCAGACTGGCTCCACGAACAGTTGCGTCAGCGGGATCCTGCTGCTGTCATTTCACAGGCCGCCCTCGAAGGGAAGTGCCAGGTCTGTGTCGAATCCCTTGATCTCTTTGTTTCCATTTATGGCGCGGAGGCCGGCAACTTGGCACTCAAAGTCATGGCCAGGGGCGGAGTCTTTGTCGGTGGTGGCATTGCGCCGAAAATCGTTCAAAAGATGAAAGGCCCGAAGTTTCTGGAAGCGTTCGTTGAGAAGGGTAGGATGAAAGCATTGCTTGATGACATACCCGTACGTGTCATTTTGAACGACAAGACAGCTCTCATTGGCGCCGCTCGTTACGCCATACTTCGGGGTGAAGGGAAACTGTTTCTGGACAACATGGCAGGAGGCTTCGCATGCACACCAAAGCAATGACATTCAGCCGTCACATCCTGGAAGAGGCCAAAGTACAACAGGATATGACCGCAGAGCTTTCCAGTCTGCTGATGCAGATGGGGTATGTAGGCAAGATCCTTTCACGAGAGATTGCTCGTGCACCACTGAAGGGCAGATTGGGACTTGTTGGTGAGACCAACCCCACGGGCGATGCACAAAAAAAACTTGACGTGTACACGAATGACATCATGGTTGAAGCTTTTTCCGAAACGGGCCCGGTCGCTGGCTTGGTTTCCGAGGAGTTGGAGGAATTAAAAATACTCTCCCTCGGGCGTGAGGCCAAATATATCCTCTGTACCGATCCCCTTGATGGTTCATCCAACACGGATATCAACGCGCCTATTGGGACCATTTTCGGCATCTATCGCTGTAGCGGAAATAATCACCGTGAACTGGAGCAGAACCTCCTGAACGAGAGGATGAAACAGATTGCGGCTGGATATGTGTTGTATGGCGCAAGCACGATGTTGGTGTACACGTGTGGCCACGGTGTCTACGGCTTTACTTTAGACTGTGATCTTGGTGAGTTCTTGCTTGTCCATGAAAATATCTCGTGCCCTGCAAGAGGCCATTATTGTAGCGCAAACCTTGGCCGCTATCACGAATGGTCTTCTGATATTCAAAATTTTATCGCGCATTTGACCGTACATGACCCTTCCACGCGACGTCCTTATTCATTGCGGTATACTGGCGCACTGGTCGCGGATTTTCATCGTAGTTTGCTTGAGGGTGGGGTTTACTTTTATCCACCCGATGCCGACCACAAAAACGGCAAACTTCGATTTCTGTACGAATGCGCGCCTCTGGCCTTTGTTGTTGAGCAAGCGGGTGGTTGTGCCAGTACAGGCACACAACGACTTTTGGACCTCAAGGTGGAGTTGCTACATCAACGAGCGCCCTTTGTGATTGGCAGCACCGAAGAGGTGGCTCTCTATGAGAAATTTTTGACCGGAGGCACTTGAGTGACTTAACAGCATCATGAAAATTTATGACGACGAGATTCCCTAATACCACCTGGCTAGAAAGCCTAGATGTTTTTAACTCACAAAGATCCCTTCAGCATACTGCGGGATACTACAAGGAGGCCTATGAGCTGCAGGATTCGCATACAAATCTGGTTGACGGGAATGCTTTTTCTTCTAACCTTGACGCTGACGGCCTGCGGAGATTCGGCTCCCCCTCCACAGGCCTCTTTGATTGACCGGGCGTTGGTGGATACTTCTCTTCGAGAACAACTCATTGAACGAGGAGCCGCCGATGAAGAATTTGTCCATCAAATTTTAGAGAAGTTCAGTCTGAGTCCGGGGGGAGACGAAAAACTCTCTGAAATCCTGGCAGCACATTTCGAACACCACCCTGAAACAGGCAAAGCGGTACTCAGAAGACTGAAAACACAAAAGAATTTTCAGAAATGGCTTATTGAAGAATTGAAGGGCGGGTAGGATTGTTGTTGACGATAGTGCTTAGCTGTTCCGCCTCATGGTATCATTTGAAACGAAAAGGAAGGTTTAGGATGAAACGAGCCTCGATAGGCTTTGGCCTGATGTTCATCTTATCTATGACCGTCTTGACCGGCTGTGCTTCGAGCCATCCGAAAGAGTTGGTGGAACGCAACGATCACGCTGGATTGAAAACGTGGTATCTGGTAGAGGCGGCTACGTTGCGGGGAAAGGCAGAAGAGATGCGACAAATGGCGGCTGAATACCGAACACATCAGACCCAATCAAACCCTACATCTGAATTAGCTCAACATTGTGAAAACTTGGTTGAGCGGTACACCAAGGCCGCGGAAGACGCCGAGACTTTGGCCAACGTTCATGCCAAGCATCCTGTAAGTGGCCCAGGAAATACCCAGCCG
This window encodes:
- the gnd gene encoding phosphogluconate dehydrogenase (NAD(+)-dependent, decarboxylating), translated to MQIGMVGLGRMGANMVRRLMRNGHQCVVFDHNPENVKQLTQEGATGTGSLEHFVKHLTRPRAAWVMVPAGTPTEHTVMAIARLMESGDVVIDGGNSYFKDDVRRAEALKELGIQYMDVGTSGGVWGLERGYCMMIGGSELSVKRLDPIFKTLAPGRGEIPRTPGREKMGGTAEEGYMYCGPAGAGHFVKMVHNGIEYGLMQAYAEGFDIFRHANTKELPEEFRYDLNLRDIAEVWRRGSVVGSWLLDLTAMALLENPTLSTYTGSVQDSGEGRWTVIAAVEEAVSADVLTTSLYTRFRSRQEHTFAEKVLSAMRHKFGGHVERPTGG
- the zwf gene encoding glucose-6-phosphate dehydrogenase — protein: MTTAGTEIQASEAGPVGPACVMVIFGASGDLAKRKLIPAIYNLAKRNLLPREFAIVGVAREEMSTDGFRHKFRSEIQEFATASIESDIWEWIEQRLYYLSGDFDNPQIYNLLGDSLAHADKQHGTQGNYLFYLATAPSFFSRIIQQLGVAGLTHEKDGCWRRVIVEKPFGRDLESARSLNEEILQVLHERQIYRIDHYLGKETVQNILAFRFGNGIFEPIWNRRYIDHVQITASETVGVEQRGGYYEGSGALRDMVPNHLFQLVTLIAMEPPLSFDADPVRNEQAKILHAIPQLTPEEVLHRCVRGQYEEGKMDGVQVPGYRTEPGIASDSNTESFVAFKLNIDNWRWADVPFYIRTGKRLAKRITEIAIQFRRAPFMPFRKTAVEKLTPNLLVLRIHPDEGISLRFGAKVPGPVVRLGAVDMAFEYADYFGCTVSTGYERLLYDCMCGDAALFQRADMVEAGWRVVTSVLDVWKALPPRSFPNYPAGTWGPPESDQLLERDGRHWRLNDE
- the fbp gene encoding class 1 fructose-bisphosphatase codes for the protein MHTKAMTFSRHILEEAKVQQDMTAELSSLLMQMGYVGKILSREIARAPLKGRLGLVGETNPTGDAQKKLDVYTNDIMVEAFSETGPVAGLVSEELEELKILSLGREAKYILCTDPLDGSSNTDINAPIGTIFGIYRCSGNNHRELEQNLLNERMKQIAAGYVLYGASTMLVYTCGHGVYGFTLDCDLGEFLLVHENISCPARGHYCSANLGRYHEWSSDIQNFIAHLTVHDPSTRRPYSLRYTGALVADFHRSLLEGGVYFYPPDADHKNGKLRFLYECAPLAFVVEQAGGCASTGTQRLLDLKVELLHQRAPFVIGSTEEVALYEKFLTGGT